One window of the bacterium genome contains the following:
- the yfcE gene encoding phosphodiesterase, which translates to MKIGLIADTHGNLDGWRRAWEFLHDSDLIVHCGDLLYHGPRFDPAPDYNPRALAEALNACPVPLLITQGNADSEVDALFVRAPIQAPYVFAQVEGQRLLATHGHRVPLDKTLEQAQQWGVDLVVTAHLHVPCAARHGSLLHVNPGTTTYPLAQDARLARPTCAAVVDGEVQFCALDTGERLEA; encoded by the coding sequence ATGAAGATTGGTCTCATCGCCGACACGCACGGGAACCTGGACGGCTGGCGCCGCGCCTGGGAGTTCCTGCACGACAGTGACCTCATCGTCCACTGCGGCGACCTGCTGTACCATGGGCCGCGCTTCGATCCGGCGCCGGACTACAACCCGCGCGCACTGGCCGAGGCTCTCAACGCCTGCCCCGTGCCGCTGCTCATCACCCAGGGCAACGCCGACTCCGAGGTGGACGCCCTGTTCGTACGTGCGCCGATCCAGGCGCCCTATGTCTTCGCGCAGGTGGAGGGGCAGCGGCTGCTGGCCACGCACGGGCACCGCGTGCCGTTGGACAAGACCCTCGAGCAGGCCCAGCAGTGGGGCGTAGACCTGGTGGTGACCGCCCACCTGCACGTGCCCTGTGCAGCCCGCCATGGCTCTTTGCTGCACGTGAACCCCGGAACGACGACCTATCCCCTGGCGCAAGACGCCCGGCTGGCGCGCCCCACCTGCGCGGCGGTCGTGGATGGAGAGGTGCAGTTCTGCGCGCTGGATACGGGGGAAAGGCTGGAGGCGTAG
- a CDS encoding GNAT family N-acetyltransferase, producing the protein MSDEMVIRPARAEDIAAVCELAELAWQPVYAEFRRRLGDRLDSRLRPQVKGLKEAQVRQAFEQRPDSMIVTEIGGRIAAFATFYVVEPQKKIGEIGNNAVHPDFQGRGIARKQYERIFEELRKLGMEYVRVTTGLDDAHAPARRAYEAVGFDRQLPVVTYYREL; encoded by the coding sequence ATGAGCGATGAGATGGTGATCCGCCCGGCTCGCGCCGAGGACATCGCGGCGGTGTGCGAGTTGGCGGAGCTGGCCTGGCAGCCGGTCTATGCCGAGTTCCGGCGGCGGCTGGGCGACCGCCTCGACAGCCGCCTGCGGCCGCAGGTCAAGGGCCTCAAGGAGGCCCAGGTGCGCCAGGCCTTTGAGCAACGCCCCGACAGCATGATCGTGACCGAGATCGGCGGGCGGATCGCAGCCTTCGCGACGTTCTACGTCGTGGAGCCACAGAAGAAGATCGGCGAGATCGGCAACAACGCCGTGCATCCGGACTTCCAGGGCCGGGGGATCGCCCGCAAGCAGTACGAGCGCATCTTCGAGGAGTTGCGCAAGCTGGGCATGGAGTACGTCCGCGTCACCACCGGCCTCGACGACGCCCACGCCCCAGCCCGCAGAGCCTACGAGGCCGTAGGCTTCGACCGCCAGCTCCCGGTGGTTACATACTACCGGGAGTTGTAG
- the melA gene encoding alpha-galactosidase: MRKIVFIGAGSGFGQRLCHDILAHEDLQDCHLALVDINERRLEAVTDCVEQLIEKHDLPATVEATADREEVMEAADYVIIAVAIGGPAYDGVPYYHEINIPKQYGIYQEVADTVGPGGVFRTLRSAPEMMAIARDVQRFCPNALVLNYTNPMAAVTWVMNEAAPIRLVGLCHSVQGTAGQLAGYMGVPHGELRYWVAGINHMSWFLELKRHGQDMYPRLRQVMDDPEIWKKDSVRFEILRHFDYFVTESTRHMSEYVPYFRKTREQMEQLGLQLRQPNEVAVDHRWEWLQDIKQQLMESEEHQLKPSGEYASHIIHAIETNQPFRFNGNVINGGLISNLPPECCVEVPCLVDGTGVRPCAVGALPTHLAALNMTNVAVQKLMVEACLEKSRQKAYYATALDPLTAGQCNLDQIRAMFDEMWEAEQPWLQEYR, translated from the coding sequence ATGCGCAAGATCGTCTTCATCGGCGCCGGCAGCGGCTTCGGCCAACGACTGTGCCACGACATCCTGGCCCACGAGGACCTGCAGGACTGCCACCTGGCGCTCGTGGACATCAACGAGCGCCGGCTGGAGGCCGTCACCGACTGTGTCGAGCAGCTCATTGAGAAGCATGACCTGCCCGCGACGGTCGAGGCGACCGCGGACCGCGAGGAAGTCATGGAAGCGGCGGACTATGTCATCATCGCGGTGGCCATCGGCGGCCCGGCGTACGACGGTGTGCCCTACTACCATGAGATCAATATCCCCAAGCAGTATGGGATCTACCAAGAGGTCGCCGACACGGTCGGCCCCGGCGGCGTGTTCCGCACCTTGCGCTCCGCGCCGGAAATGATGGCCATCGCCCGAGATGTCCAGCGCTTCTGCCCCAACGCCCTGGTGCTCAACTACACCAACCCCATGGCGGCGGTCACGTGGGTGATGAACGAGGCCGCGCCGATCAGGCTGGTCGGCCTGTGCCACTCGGTCCAGGGCACGGCCGGGCAGCTTGCCGGTTACATGGGCGTGCCGCATGGCGAGTTGCGCTACTGGGTCGCGGGCATCAATCACATGTCATGGTTCCTGGAGCTCAAGCGCCACGGCCAGGACATGTACCCACGGCTGCGCCAGGTCATGGACGACCCCGAGATCTGGAAGAAGGACTCGGTGCGCTTCGAGATCCTGCGGCACTTCGACTACTTTGTCACCGAGTCCACCCGCCACATGTCCGAATACGTCCCGTACTTCCGCAAGACCCGCGAGCAGATGGAGCAGCTCGGACTGCAGCTTCGCCAGCCCAACGAGGTAGCCGTGGATCACCGCTGGGAATGGCTGCAGGACATCAAGCAGCAGCTCATGGAGAGCGAGGAGCACCAGCTGAAGCCCTCCGGCGAGTATGCCTCGCACATCATCCACGCCATCGAGACCAACCAGCCCTTCCGCTTCAACGGCAATGTCATCAATGGCGGGCTCATCAGCAACCTCCCGCCGGAGTGCTGTGTCGAGGTGCCCTGCCTCGTGGATGGCACGGGCGTGCGGCCCTGCGCCGTCGGGGCCCTGCCGACGCACCTGGCGGCGCTGAACATGACCAACGTCGCGGTGCAGAAGCTCATGGTCGAGGCGTGCCTGGAGAAGAGCCGCCAGAAGGCCTACTACGCCACGGCCCTCGACCCGCTGACCGCCGGCCAGTGCAACCTCGACCAGATCCGCGCCATGTTCGATGAGATGTGGGAGGCGGAACAGCCCTGGCTACAGGAGTACAGGTGA
- a CDS encoding DUF4962 domain-containing protein, which yields MRRLVCLVALLPALACAQQVKWDFADGKLTWQPRTPGVKLELTADMKTPGGKPSLHVAGSEASNWNYAVSDTHPMAVGQAYRLSLWMCAKSLGEGTQAPSVKCEFVGDEPGNIGRVTTEAYDTARLGQWQRLSVEFRAPQQTARFWLAVEKGANTPMAVDLYLGEVLVEPIQELTIIRQYVLDPLPAPLQQRRGVHPRLYLDAAGVARLREAVKTTHAAQWQRLQALAERLVKSGPPQYIERDKYSGDEQLWQREVGNAMPTLALVWLVTQDKQYLDSARAWALASCSYPTWGLGRIDGMDLATGHQLFGLGLVYDWCYADLGDEARRTIRDTLQKRAGRMYEAAASGEAWWQKSYLQNHLWVNACGMAVAGLAVYDELPEATRWIGLPLDKFKRTMQTLGSDGASHEGVGYWQYGVEYMLKFMELARSLLECDLFDHPWWRNTASYALYLQLPRQAWTSRSNIVDLADCPRGNWYGPDYLLWKLAHEYHFEVAQWQANEEAAANITAGGAPWLNLLWYDPQIQAIAPSAGLPTLMHFTDLGIVSARTDWTGNEPLLVFKSGPFLGHEAVKKLSYDAGGGHVHPDANHFVLFGSGEWLIKDDGYADKRTGQHNTLLVDGQGQTGEGKWFSGASTLRQGDQPTIFRIRRWPGIDWIGGRAQAAYPQRLGLKRFRRHLIFFKPDALVVVDDIECDAPRALELRFHPEQQQAEQDGGAFICRGKTSTLRIQPLTTEGVQVAAEVVEGQDRNEKPLPMFTIGLRAQQQRWRNATALSWCAAGKAPQPITMQVDGDLWRFIAFGKSATFDWSKDEVIVP from the coding sequence ATGCGCCGTCTCGTCTGTCTGGTCGCCCTGCTGCCGGCCCTGGCCTGCGCGCAACAGGTGAAGTGGGACTTCGCCGACGGCAAGCTGACCTGGCAGCCCCGCACGCCCGGCGTCAAGCTGGAACTCACCGCCGACATGAAGACCCCCGGCGGCAAGCCCTCCCTACACGTCGCGGGGTCGGAGGCGAGCAACTGGAACTATGCCGTCTCGGATACCCACCCGATGGCGGTCGGGCAGGCCTACCGCCTGTCACTGTGGATGTGCGCCAAGAGCCTGGGCGAGGGCACGCAGGCCCCCAGCGTCAAGTGCGAGTTCGTCGGCGACGAGCCCGGCAACATCGGCCGCGTGACGACCGAGGCGTATGACACCGCCAGGCTTGGCCAATGGCAGAGGCTGAGCGTCGAGTTCCGCGCCCCGCAGCAGACCGCCAGGTTCTGGTTGGCGGTCGAGAAGGGCGCCAACACGCCGATGGCGGTGGACCTGTACCTGGGCGAGGTGCTCGTGGAGCCGATCCAGGAACTGACGATCATCCGGCAGTACGTCCTCGACCCGCTGCCCGCCCCGCTGCAGCAGCGCCGGGGCGTCCACCCGCGGCTCTATCTCGATGCCGCCGGCGTCGCCAGGCTGCGCGAGGCTGTGAAGACGACGCACGCCGCCCAGTGGCAGAGGCTGCAGGCGCTCGCCGAACGCCTCGTGAAGAGCGGGCCACCGCAGTACATCGAGCGTGACAAGTACAGTGGCGATGAGCAGCTCTGGCAGCGCGAGGTAGGCAACGCCATGCCCACGCTGGCCCTCGTGTGGCTCGTGACGCAGGACAAGCAGTACCTCGACAGCGCCCGGGCCTGGGCGCTGGCTTCGTGCAGCTACCCGACGTGGGGCCTGGGGCGCATTGACGGCATGGACCTCGCGACCGGCCACCAGCTCTTCGGGTTGGGCCTCGTCTATGACTGGTGCTATGCCGACCTGGGCGACGAAGCCCGGCGGACGATTCGCGACACGCTGCAGAAGCGCGCCGGGCGGATGTACGAGGCGGCGGCGTCCGGGGAGGCGTGGTGGCAGAAGTCGTACCTGCAGAACCACCTGTGGGTCAACGCCTGCGGCATGGCGGTGGCCGGGCTGGCGGTGTATGACGAGCTGCCCGAGGCGACGCGCTGGATCGGCCTGCCGCTGGACAAGTTCAAGCGCACGATGCAGACGCTCGGCTCCGACGGCGCCAGCCACGAGGGCGTCGGTTACTGGCAGTACGGCGTCGAGTACATGCTCAAGTTCATGGAACTGGCGCGCAGCCTGCTGGAGTGCGACCTGTTCGACCACCCGTGGTGGCGGAACACCGCCAGCTATGCGCTCTACCTGCAGCTGCCGCGCCAGGCGTGGACGAGCCGCAGCAACATCGTGGACCTCGCCGACTGCCCGCGCGGGAACTGGTACGGGCCGGACTACCTGCTGTGGAAGCTGGCCCACGAGTACCACTTCGAGGTAGCGCAGTGGCAGGCGAATGAGGAGGCCGCCGCCAACATCACCGCCGGCGGTGCACCGTGGCTGAACCTGCTATGGTATGACCCGCAGATCCAGGCTATTGCGCCCTCCGCCGGCTTGCCGACGCTGATGCACTTCACTGATCTGGGGATCGTGTCGGCGCGCACGGACTGGACCGGCAACGAGCCGCTGTTGGTGTTCAAGAGCGGGCCGTTCCTGGGGCACGAGGCCGTCAAGAAGCTGAGCTATGACGCGGGCGGCGGGCACGTCCATCCGGACGCCAACCACTTTGTGCTCTTCGGCAGCGGCGAGTGGCTCATCAAGGACGATGGCTACGCAGACAAGCGGACCGGGCAACACAACACGCTGCTGGTGGACGGCCAGGGCCAAACCGGGGAGGGCAAGTGGTTCAGCGGCGCGAGTACTCTGCGCCAGGGCGACCAGCCGACGATCTTCAGAATCCGCCGGTGGCCGGGCATTGACTGGATCGGCGGACGGGCGCAGGCCGCGTACCCGCAGAGGCTAGGCCTCAAGCGCTTCCGCCGACACCTGATCTTCTTCAAGCCTGACGCGCTGGTCGTGGTGGACGACATCGAGTGCGACGCGCCACGGGCGCTGGAGCTGCGGTTCCACCCGGAGCAGCAGCAGGCCGAGCAGGACGGGGGCGCGTTCATCTGTCGGGGCAAGACCTCGACTCTGCGCATCCAGCCGCTAACGACCGAGGGCGTGCAGGTCGCGGCGGAGGTCGTTGAGGGGCAGGACCGCAACGAGAAGCCGCTGCCGATGTTCACCATTGGCCTGCGCGCGCAACAGCAGCGCTGGCGCAATGCCACGGCGCTCAGTTGGTGCGCCGCGGGGAAGGCGCCTCAGCCCATCACCATGCAGGTCGACGGGGACCTGTGGCGGTTCATCGCGTTCGGCAAGTCGGCCACATTCGACTGGAGCAAGGACGAAGTCATCGTACCGTGA